In Panthera tigris isolate Pti1 chromosome C1, P.tigris_Pti1_mat1.1, whole genome shotgun sequence, the following proteins share a genomic window:
- the GPR55 gene encoding G-protein coupled receptor 55 isoform X2 — MSQQLNRSRSCSFSDVDELMGTVQLAVHIPTFLLGLLLNVLAIRGFSTFLKKRWPNYAATSIYMINLAVFDLLLVLSLPFKMAMSNVWAPHPSVCTFVECVYFVSMYGSVFTICFISLDRFLVIRYPFLVSHLRSPRKIFGICCTIWVLVWAGSTPIYSFHGKVEKYTCFHNMSDGTWSPQVFFPLEVFGFLLPLGVMGFCSSRSIHILVRRQGLTEDCAQQKACIWTIAASLAVFVVSFLPVHLGFFLQFLVRNGFIVECRAKQNISLFLQLSMCFSNINCCLDVFCYYFVIKEFRTDIMAHQPSRVQLVRQDTMTSRI, encoded by the coding sequence ATGAGTCAGCAGCTAAACAGAAGCCGGAGCTGCTCCTTCAGCGATGTGGATGAGCTGATGGGGACGGTGCAGCTGGCCGTCCACATCCCCAccttcctcctgggcctcctcctCAACGTGCTGGCCATCCGAGGCTTTAGCACCTTCCTGAAGAAGAGGTGGCCAAATTATGCTGCCACTTCCATCTACATGATCAACCTGGCAGTCTTTGACCTGCTGCTGGTGCTGTCCCTTCCGTTCAAGATGGCGATGTCCAACGTTTGGGCTCCCCATCCTTCCGTCTGTACCTTCGTGGAGTGCGTCTACTTCGTTAGCATGTACGGGAGTGTCTTCACTATCTGCTTCATTAGTCTGGATAGATTCTTGGTCATCCGGTACCCGTTCCTGGTCAGCCACCTCCGGTCCCCCAGGAAGATCTTTGGCATCTGTTGCACCATCTGGGTCCTCGTGTGGGCGGGGAGTACTCCCATCTACAGCTTCCACGGGAAGGTGGAAAAGTACACGTGCTTCCACAACATGTCCGATGGCACCTGGAGTCCCCAGGTCTTCTTCCCCCTTGAGGTGTTCggcttccttcttcccctgggTGTCATGGGTTTCTGTTCCTCCAGGAGCATTCACATCCTGGTCCGCCGTCAGGGCCTCACCGAGGACTGTGCCCAGCAGAAGGCCTGCATCTGGACAATTGCAGCCAGCCTGGCTGTCTTCGTGGTCTCCTTTCTTCCGGTCCATTTGGGCTTCTTCTTGCAGTTCCTGGTACGGAATGGCTTTATTGTGGAGTGCAGAGCTAAGCAGAACATCAGCTTGTTCTTGCAATTGTCCATGTGTTTCTCCAACATCAACTGCTGCCTAGATGTCTTCTGCTACTATTTTGTCATCAAAGAATTCCGCACGGACATCATGGCCCACCAGCCTTCCAGGGTCCAGCTCGTCCGCCAGGATACCATGACCAGCAGGATCTAA
- the GPR55 gene encoding G-protein coupled receptor 55 isoform X1 — protein MVTSVSGKNMSQQLNRSRSCSFSDVDELMGTVQLAVHIPTFLLGLLLNVLAIRGFSTFLKKRWPNYAATSIYMINLAVFDLLLVLSLPFKMAMSNVWAPHPSVCTFVECVYFVSMYGSVFTICFISLDRFLVIRYPFLVSHLRSPRKIFGICCTIWVLVWAGSTPIYSFHGKVEKYTCFHNMSDGTWSPQVFFPLEVFGFLLPLGVMGFCSSRSIHILVRRQGLTEDCAQQKACIWTIAASLAVFVVSFLPVHLGFFLQFLVRNGFIVECRAKQNISLFLQLSMCFSNINCCLDVFCYYFVIKEFRTDIMAHQPSRVQLVRQDTMTSRI, from the coding sequence GAAAGAACATGAGTCAGCAGCTAAACAGAAGCCGGAGCTGCTCCTTCAGCGATGTGGATGAGCTGATGGGGACGGTGCAGCTGGCCGTCCACATCCCCAccttcctcctgggcctcctcctCAACGTGCTGGCCATCCGAGGCTTTAGCACCTTCCTGAAGAAGAGGTGGCCAAATTATGCTGCCACTTCCATCTACATGATCAACCTGGCAGTCTTTGACCTGCTGCTGGTGCTGTCCCTTCCGTTCAAGATGGCGATGTCCAACGTTTGGGCTCCCCATCCTTCCGTCTGTACCTTCGTGGAGTGCGTCTACTTCGTTAGCATGTACGGGAGTGTCTTCACTATCTGCTTCATTAGTCTGGATAGATTCTTGGTCATCCGGTACCCGTTCCTGGTCAGCCACCTCCGGTCCCCCAGGAAGATCTTTGGCATCTGTTGCACCATCTGGGTCCTCGTGTGGGCGGGGAGTACTCCCATCTACAGCTTCCACGGGAAGGTGGAAAAGTACACGTGCTTCCACAACATGTCCGATGGCACCTGGAGTCCCCAGGTCTTCTTCCCCCTTGAGGTGTTCggcttccttcttcccctgggTGTCATGGGTTTCTGTTCCTCCAGGAGCATTCACATCCTGGTCCGCCGTCAGGGCCTCACCGAGGACTGTGCCCAGCAGAAGGCCTGCATCTGGACAATTGCAGCCAGCCTGGCTGTCTTCGTGGTCTCCTTTCTTCCGGTCCATTTGGGCTTCTTCTTGCAGTTCCTGGTACGGAATGGCTTTATTGTGGAGTGCAGAGCTAAGCAGAACATCAGCTTGTTCTTGCAATTGTCCATGTGTTTCTCCAACATCAACTGCTGCCTAGATGTCTTCTGCTACTATTTTGTCATCAAAGAATTCCGCACGGACATCATGGCCCACCAGCCTTCCAGGGTCCAGCTCGTCCGCCAGGATACCATGACCAGCAGGATCTAA